In Phragmites australis chromosome 16, lpPhrAust1.1, whole genome shotgun sequence, one DNA window encodes the following:
- the LOC133894842 gene encoding uncharacterized protein LOC133894842, translating to MQASVAVAEALEAGNLSPPPVAGGADFAVAALAMVVAALAVAVSFVLVSYDARARQGRLRRILDLGPSLRSPRLQLAFFAGLLAAAEMLRLPFFRRVMCPRRHVMPCLAYPLIAHGIAEPGLLACVLLLLRASVGGARLPGAALSLPLACLPFLTAHVLVLATPETVAAYPGQLAHAADGVGHCAYPAYAALLLLALAAVYVPLLASACWDVAAVAINRRVRSRAYALAALVVVPLPVQVVVLALTSVWDTPRYTSPTVGLIGFLAVGIAAAATLAILVLLPVYDALALVEQQPVAAAGKDTRELGR from the coding sequence ATGCAGGCCAGCGTCGCGGTCGCGGAGGCGCTCGAGGCCGGGAATCTTTCGCCTCCGCCCGTCGCTGGAGGTGCCGacttcgccgtcgccgccctcgCTATGGTCGTCGCCGCGCTCGCCGTCGCAGTGTCGTTCGTGCTCGTCTCCTACGACGCGCGCGCGCGGCAGGGCAGGCTGCGCCGCATCCTCGACCTCGGTCCCTCTCTCCGAAGCCCTCGTCTGCAGCTCGCCTTCTTCGCGGGGCTCCTGGCGGCCGCTGAGATGCTCCGGCTTCCGTTCTTCCGCCGGGTCATGTGCCCACGCCGCCACGTCATGCCGTGCCTCGCGTACCCTCTCATCGCGCACGGCATCGCCGAGCCGGGGCTGCTCGCATGCGTGCTCCTGCTGCTGCGCGCCTCAGTTGGCGGTGCGCGGCTGCCGGGGGCCGCGCTCTCCTTGCCGCTCGCCTGCCTGCCGTTCCTCACCGCGCACGTGCTCGTCCTCGCCACGCCGGAGACTGTGGCAGCTTACCCTGGCCAGCTCGCGCACGCCGCGGACGGCGTCGGGCACTGTGCGTACCCGGCATACGCCGCCCTGCTGCTCCTAGCGCTCGCCGCGGTCTACGTGCCGCTGCTCGCGTCCGCATGCTGGGACGTGGCCGCCGTCGCCATCAATAGGCGGGTGCGTTCGAGGGCGTACGCGCTCGCCGCGCTCGTCGTCGTGCCGCTGCCCGTTCAGGTGGTGGTCCTCGCCCTGACTTCAGTGTGGGACACTCCGCGGTACACGTCTCCGACGGTCGGTCTCATCGGGTTCCTCGCCGTGGGGATAGCCGCTGCGGCTACGCTTGCCATCCTCGTGTTGCTGCCGGTGTACGACGCGCTTGCCCTTGTTGAGCAGCAGCCGGTGGCGGCCGCCGGCAAGGACACGCGTGAGCTCGGCAGATGA